A genomic stretch from uncultured Pseudodesulfovibrio sp. includes:
- a CDS encoding ABC transporter permease subunit (The N-terminal region of this protein, as described by TIGR01726, is a three transmembrane segment that identifies a subfamily of ABC transporter permease subunits, which specificities that include histidine, arginine, glutamine, glutamate, L-cystine (sic), the opines (in Agrobacterium) octopine and nopaline, etc.): protein MTDTDTVGAPKGFNKNTFWKAVYFVLLFIVIGGFYWATEQADYIWRWNRLPRYFYYVETIDVTAEIEGQVASISHKGDDSVVIIEGGGESEYYTVPGSDVRVSVGDTIYMGDPIGVYEEGRMGLLLDGLLVTIEVSLVSIFLGIMLGLFTGLARISTNPCLKWGAITYIELIRGSPLLVQIMIWYFVLGTIINNLLAKADLFQIPEMWFAVASLAIFAGAYVAEIVRAGIQSIHKGQMEAARSLGMTKATAMRKIILPQAFKRILPPLAGQFISLIKDSSLLGVIAIRELTKATREAVTTSLMPYELWFLCGIMYLVITFTLSMFVQYLEKRTAEV, encoded by the coding sequence ATGACAGATACTGATACCGTTGGAGCCCCTAAAGGATTCAACAAAAATACTTTCTGGAAGGCAGTCTATTTCGTTCTGCTCTTCATTGTCATCGGCGGCTTTTACTGGGCCACAGAGCAAGCTGATTACATTTGGCGTTGGAATCGTCTTCCCAGATATTTCTACTATGTCGAAACCATAGACGTTACGGCCGAAATCGAAGGTCAGGTGGCCTCCATCAGTCACAAAGGTGATGACTCCGTTGTCATCATAGAAGGCGGAGGCGAATCTGAATACTATACGGTTCCTGGTTCCGACGTCCGCGTGTCCGTTGGCGACACCATCTACATGGGTGACCCCATAGGCGTCTACGAAGAAGGCAGGATGGGACTGCTTCTTGATGGCCTGTTAGTCACTATCGAAGTCAGCCTTGTTTCCATCTTTCTCGGCATTATGCTCGGCCTGTTCACGGGCCTTGCAAGGATATCGACAAACCCCTGCCTGAAGTGGGGGGCCATTACCTATATAGAACTGATACGAGGCTCTCCCTTGCTCGTCCAGATCATGATCTGGTACTTCGTACTCGGAACAATCATTAACAATCTATTGGCCAAAGCCGACCTCTTCCAAATTCCGGAAATGTGGTTTGCAGTAGCGTCACTCGCCATATTTGCCGGTGCCTACGTAGCCGAAATCGTCCGCGCAGGCATCCAGTCCATTCACAAGGGACAGATGGAAGCAGCGCGGTCACTTGGCATGACCAAGGCTACAGCCATGCGCAAGATCATCCTGCCGCAGGCTTTCAAACGTATACTGCCCCCCTTGGCCGGTCAGTTCATCAGCCTGATCAAAGACTCCTCCCTGCTCGGCGTCATCGCAATTCGCGAATTAACCAAGGCGACGCGTGAGGCGGTTACCACCAGCCTCATGCCTTACGAACTCTGGTTTTTGTGCGGAATCATGTACCTCGTGATCACATTCACTCTGTCCATGTTCGTTCAATATCTCGAAAAAAGGACAGCGGAGGTTTAA
- a CDS encoding glutamate synthase: MCRLFALTSRDPVSPMRAIDALNVMKEGHDGSGVGLFLSGLGGAFEELKEYPVLSGIFTEPGLARVFEYMSDKGFRSKYSVMFKPDSEPPVGTPKRGTYASIAYKIPSEWGNRTQEEVDRGLVQMRLDLRAMGEEIGGIMVFSFWPDTIMIKEVGDPMAMGEYLQLGRKELYARHIMAQGRQNTNYAIDLYACHPFFMEGISTMTNGENTAFLPIREYLMSRGVTGYQGYQSDSEVFTHIAHFTTKRLGLDISAYKHVITPMSDEEMADHQDREFLSNLKRSCRKLIIDGPNCIIGCLPDGSMFMAQDRKKLRPGVVGGNPELGIYGFSSEICGLNAAIPERDRTKDFQPMHLDTAIVGPDCREVFQCSQKDPLRLQR, from the coding sequence ATGTGCCGATTATTTGCGCTGACAAGCCGTGATCCGGTGTCACCCATGCGCGCTATCGACGCCCTCAACGTAATGAAGGAAGGGCATGATGGTTCTGGCGTAGGGTTGTTTTTGAGCGGTCTGGGAGGAGCCTTCGAAGAGCTGAAGGAGTACCCAGTCCTGTCTGGCATTTTTACGGAACCCGGATTGGCCCGTGTCTTTGAATATATGTCAGACAAGGGGTTCCGGTCTAAATATTCCGTGATGTTCAAGCCGGATTCAGAACCGCCTGTGGGGACTCCCAAGCGGGGAACCTATGCCTCCATTGCATATAAAATTCCCAGTGAATGGGGCAATCGGACACAGGAAGAGGTTGATCGCGGTCTGGTCCAGATGCGCCTTGATCTGCGTGCAATGGGCGAGGAGATCGGTGGCATCATGGTCTTTTCGTTCTGGCCTGATACCATCATGATCAAGGAAGTGGGAGACCCCATGGCCATGGGGGAATATCTCCAGCTTGGTCGCAAGGAACTTTACGCCAGACACATCATGGCGCAGGGACGGCAAAATACCAACTACGCCATTGATTTATATGCCTGTCATCCGTTTTTCATGGAGGGTATCTCTACCATGACTAATGGTGAAAATACGGCGTTCCTTCCCATTCGCGAATATCTTATGTCCCGGGGCGTCACAGGGTATCAGGGCTATCAGTCCGATTCAGAGGTGTTCACCCATATCGCGCATTTTACCACCAAGAGGCTTGGTCTGGACATCAGTGCATACAAGCATGTCATCACGCCTATGAGTGATGAAGAAATGGCGGATCATCAGGATCGTGAGTTCCTGTCCAATCTGAAAAGGTCTTGCCGCAAGCTCATTATTGACGGCCCCAACTGTATCATAGGGTGTTTGCCTGACGGTTCCATGTTCATGGCGCAGGATCGCAAAAAATTGCGGCCCGGCGTGGTCGGCGGCAATCCGGAACTTGGTATCTACGGATTTTCCTCCGAGATATGCGGATTGAATGCCGCCATTCCCGAACGTGATCGGACCAAGGATTTTCAACCCATGCATCTCGACACGGCAATCGTCGGACCTGACTGCCGGGAGGTTTTCCAATGCTCTCAGAAAGACCCATTACGCCTTCAACGTTAA
- a CDS encoding NAD-dependent epimerase/dehydratase family protein, with amino-acid sequence MAVVIVTGSCGLIGAETVRFYIAQGFDVVGVDNNMRSYFFGKEASTKWSQLKLESDFSNYSHENIDIRDEKAVDTLFAKYNTDISAIIHTAAQPSHDWAAREPITDFSVNANGTLVMLEATRKHCPKAAFIFTSTNKVYGDTPNFLPLVEQQTRWELDPSHEYAKHGIDEHMSIDSCTHSLFGVSKAAADLLVQEYGRYFNMNTGVFRGGCLTGGGHSGTELHGFLSYLVRCCMTGRPYTVFGYKGKQVRDNIHSSDLVNMLWNFHQNPRPGEVYNVGGSRHSNCSMLEAIQMSEEFIGKKMQYTYSDENRIGDHIWYISDVRKFQEHYPQWSYTYDIKAIIKEVIAGWQNRDTK; translated from the coding sequence ATGGCAGTAGTCATAGTAACAGGTTCATGCGGCCTGATCGGAGCCGAGACGGTCCGTTTTTATATAGCCCAAGGTTTTGACGTTGTTGGCGTAGACAACAACATGCGTTCCTATTTCTTTGGAAAAGAGGCTTCCACCAAATGGAGTCAGCTCAAACTTGAAAGCGACTTTTCCAACTATTCACATGAAAACATCGATATCCGCGATGAAAAAGCCGTGGATACTCTTTTCGCCAAATACAACACAGATATCAGCGCTATCATTCACACCGCAGCCCAACCTTCACATGACTGGGCCGCCCGTGAACCTATTACCGACTTTTCAGTCAACGCCAACGGCACACTCGTTATGCTTGAAGCTACTCGCAAACACTGCCCCAAGGCTGCTTTCATTTTTACTTCCACCAACAAGGTCTACGGCGACACACCGAACTTCCTCCCGCTGGTGGAACAGCAAACTCGCTGGGAACTTGATCCGTCCCATGAATATGCCAAACACGGCATTGACGAACACATGAGCATCGATAGCTGCACACACTCCCTGTTTGGCGTATCGAAAGCAGCAGCGGATCTGTTGGTGCAGGAGTATGGTCGCTATTTCAACATGAATACAGGCGTATTCCGCGGGGGCTGCCTGACAGGCGGAGGCCATTCCGGCACAGAACTGCACGGTTTTCTTTCCTACCTTGTCCGTTGCTGCATGACAGGTCGTCCGTACACAGTTTTCGGATATAAGGGCAAACAGGTGCGCGACAATATCCACTCATCCGACCTGGTCAACATGCTTTGGAATTTTCACCAGAATCCTCGTCCGGGCGAAGTCTACAACGTCGGTGGCAGCCGCCACTCAAACTGCTCCATGCTGGAAGCCATCCAAATGAGCGAAGAATTCATCGGCAAAAAAATGCAGTACACATATAGCGATGAAAACCGTATCGGTGATCACATCTGGTACATTTCCGATGTTCGCAAATTCCAAGAGCATTACCCGCAATGGAGCTACACATACGACATCAAGGCAATCATCAAGGAAGTCATCGCAGGGTGGCAGAATCGCGATACCAAGTAA
- a CDS encoding transporter substrate-binding domain-containing protein, whose amino-acid sequence MKRIITILAALSLLLCAAVSAQAADIELAKKSTLEKVVQSGELRIGTEAGYMPFEMTDKKGQIVGFDIDMCKEMAKAMGVKLTIVNTAWDGIIPGLLSNKYDLIASGMTVNQERNLKVNFANPYLVVGQTALINKKWADEIKTFKDLNNPKYIITSKLGTTGEQAAKRTFPKAQYKSFEMEDQAMLEALNGKATATVYDLPMTSIFYAQRGKDAGMKFLDKPFTYEPLGWAINKGDPDFLNWLNNFLVQMKNDGRYDRIYNKWFGSNNWLKDVQ is encoded by the coding sequence ATGAAACGCATTATTACCATTCTGGCTGCGCTCTCTCTACTGTTGTGCGCCGCGGTGTCGGCTCAGGCGGCTGATATCGAACTCGCCAAGAAATCCACCCTGGAAAAAGTCGTCCAAAGCGGCGAACTGCGCATCGGCACCGAAGCCGGGTACATGCCATTTGAAATGACCGACAAAAAAGGTCAGATCGTTGGCTTTGACATTGACATGTGCAAAGAAATGGCCAAGGCCATGGGCGTCAAGTTGACCATCGTCAACACCGCCTGGGACGGAATTATCCCCGGTCTTTTGTCCAACAAGTATGACCTCATCGCTTCCGGCATGACCGTTAATCAGGAACGCAACCTGAAAGTAAACTTTGCCAACCCCTACCTTGTTGTCGGTCAGACAGCTCTGATCAACAAAAAATGGGCTGACGAAATCAAGACTTTCAAAGATCTGAACAACCCCAAATACATCATCACTTCCAAGCTTGGCACAACCGGTGAACAGGCTGCAAAGCGCACGTTCCCTAAAGCGCAATACAAATCTTTTGAAATGGAAGATCAAGCCATGCTGGAGGCTCTGAACGGCAAGGCTACCGCCACCGTATATGATCTGCCCATGACCTCCATCTTCTATGCTCAGCGCGGTAAAGACGCTGGCATGAAATTTCTGGACAAGCCCTTCACCTACGAACCTCTTGGCTGGGCTATCAACAAGGGTGATCCTGACTTCCTGAACTGGCTCAACAACTTCCTTGTTCAGATGAAGAACGATGGCCGTTATGACCGAATCTACAATAAGTGGTTCGGCTCCAACAACTGGCTCAAAGACGTTCAGTAA
- a CDS encoding amino acid ABC transporter ATP-binding protein — protein sequence MIDVKNVYKTFFVPHEVQALHDVSYHINPGEVVVVIGPSGSGKSTFLRCLNRLEHANSGHIMIDGVDVLDPKTNINKVRMEVGMVFQSFNLFPHLTVLENVTVGQTSVRKRKKTESAEKAMTLLNKVGIHAKADNYPAQLSGGQMQRVAIARALAMDPKVMLFDEPTSALDPEMVGEVLDVMKALAKEGMTMVVVTHEMGFAREVADHVVFMDEGKIVEVGTPEHFFTNPEHERTKLFLSQIL from the coding sequence ATGATCGACGTCAAAAACGTATATAAAACATTCTTCGTCCCGCACGAGGTCCAGGCTCTGCACGATGTGTCATACCACATCAATCCCGGCGAAGTGGTGGTGGTTATCGGCCCTTCAGGGTCCGGCAAGTCCACGTTCCTCAGATGCCTCAACCGGCTTGAACATGCCAATTCAGGTCATATCATGATCGACGGAGTGGATGTTCTCGACCCAAAAACCAATATCAACAAGGTTCGCATGGAGGTCGGCATGGTCTTCCAGTCGTTCAACCTCTTTCCACACCTGACCGTACTGGAAAACGTCACCGTAGGACAAACATCCGTCCGCAAACGCAAAAAAACAGAGTCTGCAGAAAAGGCCATGACCCTGCTCAACAAGGTCGGCATCCACGCCAAGGCAGACAACTACCCAGCCCAGCTCTCCGGTGGACAGATGCAACGCGTCGCTATTGCGCGCGCCCTGGCCATGGACCCCAAGGTGATGCTCTTTGACGAGCCGACCTCGGCGCTGGACCCCGAAATGGTCGGAGAAGTCCTCGACGTCATGAAAGCGTTGGCCAAGGAAGGCATGACCATGGTCGTCGTCACCCACGAAATGGGGTTTGCCCGTGAAGTGGCTGACCATGTCGTCTTCATGGATGAAGGCAAAATAGTCGAAGTCGGCACGCCCGAACACTTCTTCACCAACCCCGAACATGAACGCACCAAACTCTTCCTGAGCCAAATTCTCTAA
- a CDS encoding response regulator, whose product MPTETILLVEDDIMARMDIQSALDRAGYGVVGHAVSGDSAIEMADLQKPDIVIMDVQLEGTMDGVEAASEIIRRFDIPVIYLTEVADEETVSWAKSMGPLGYLVKPVDYNELKFAIEIGLYKHQMEGQLRKAKREAEAANRAKTSFLATVSHELRTPMNGVLGMTELLLMSDLGDPYREHVQLIRESSISLLSVLNQIIDYSKMEASSLPVREMDFRLEDMVSGVLSQHKRAARFKGVTLEYSISPDIPGWIKGDTSKVRQILGNLVSNAVKFTSSGQVMVDVSPPSNGDAAFAADRAVDLAVQVLVQDTGIGIPSEKLHDIFESFNLAEDHLSHTTGGLGLGLAIVSRLVNALGGVIKCSSVEGKGSIFSVILPFNRSRYEDQSPSAAVLGDHSPLKGARVLVAEDDLVNQRYIVRLLEKMGCDVTLVEDGGQAVDMLRERRFDIVFMDVEMPSMNGIEATRLIRKSETGCLDPDVPIVALTARAMWGDEQRCIHVGMNDYVAKPVSIDTIAAIIQSTLNNE is encoded by the coding sequence ATGCCGACAGAGACTATTTTGCTAGTAGAAGATGACATCATGGCCCGAATGGATATTCAGAGCGCTTTGGACCGGGCCGGATATGGTGTTGTCGGACATGCCGTCAGTGGAGACAGTGCCATCGAGATGGCAGATTTACAGAAGCCGGATATAGTAATCATGGATGTCCAACTTGAAGGAACCATGGACGGAGTGGAGGCTGCCAGTGAGATTATACGTCGTTTTGATATTCCGGTTATTTATCTGACCGAGGTGGCGGACGAGGAAACGGTGAGCTGGGCAAAGTCCATGGGACCACTCGGTTATCTGGTCAAACCTGTTGATTACAACGAACTCAAATTCGCTATTGAAATAGGTCTGTATAAACACCAGATGGAGGGGCAACTGAGAAAAGCCAAGCGTGAAGCCGAGGCGGCCAACAGAGCCAAAACCTCTTTTTTAGCCACGGTCAGCCATGAGCTCCGCACTCCCATGAATGGTGTGCTTGGCATGACGGAGTTGTTGCTCATGTCTGATCTAGGTGATCCGTATCGGGAGCATGTTCAGCTTATTCGTGAATCGTCAATTTCCTTATTGTCAGTATTGAATCAGATTATTGATTATTCAAAAATGGAGGCCAGTTCGCTTCCGGTTCGGGAGATGGATTTTCGTCTGGAAGATATGGTTTCCGGGGTGTTGTCTCAACATAAGAGGGCAGCCCGGTTCAAAGGTGTTACACTTGAATACTCAATTTCCCCGGATATTCCCGGTTGGATCAAAGGGGATACCTCTAAGGTGAGGCAAATTCTGGGCAATCTTGTCAGTAATGCTGTGAAATTTACCTCGTCCGGTCAGGTCATGGTGGATGTATCACCGCCCAGCAATGGTGATGCAGCTTTCGCTGCAGATCGAGCAGTAGATCTGGCAGTTCAGGTATTGGTTCAGGATACTGGCATTGGTATTCCATCGGAAAAACTGCATGATATTTTTGAGAGTTTCAATCTGGCTGAGGACCATCTGAGCCATACTACTGGGGGCCTGGGCCTGGGGCTCGCAATCGTCAGCAGGCTAGTGAACGCGCTTGGTGGTGTAATAAAGTGTTCCAGTGTCGAGGGGAAGGGGAGTATCTTCTCTGTTATTCTGCCGTTTAATCGGAGTCGATACGAAGATCAGTCCCCTTCAGCTGCCGTGTTGGGGGATCACTCCCCGCTCAAGGGAGCGAGAGTTCTTGTGGCAGAAGACGATCTGGTCAATCAACGCTACATCGTCCGATTGCTTGAAAAGATGGGGTGCGATGTGACTTTGGTCGAAGACGGCGGGCAGGCTGTGGACATGCTCAGGGAACGACGGTTTGATATTGTCTTCATGGACGTGGAGATGCCCTCCATGAACGGTATTGAAGCAACTCGACTCATCAGGAAGTCAGAGACCGGCTGCCTGGACCCCGATGTTCCCATTGTTGCCCTGACGGCTCGTGCCATGTGGGGAGATGAGCAGAGATGTATTCACGTCGGCATGAATGATTATGTTGCCAAACCCGTGAGCATTGACACTATAGCTGCTATCATACAATCAACCTTGAACAATGAGTAA
- a CDS encoding AI-2E family transporter, which translates to MSDDKNPVPLLNGGIYKVFFVLLFSLSLYLGFSLIQPFLHTLIFSTVLAVLFAPVFVWALKLCKGRRNLASAITVSIIVFALLLPMAFIVMALISQGVESLISLNQWVAQGLYKSHVSLDMLDKYVHMINEKLPFLRIDEVDIKASVIQYSRQFAQGMLTFGTDLVRNGAKFILHFLLMVFILFYFLRDGAKMVAYIKHLSPLRRQQEDFIIDSLKRVARGVLMGCLLVAILQGIAGGVGLAVVGIPAFFWGAIMALSSLIPVLGTGLIWVPSVLYLFLVGDWKMALFLALYCGIFVVGIDTILRPIFMREAARVSTFYILLAILGGVYSFGMLGIFYGPLILSFVMVMLQIYIEEYAEDLKDSEECD; encoded by the coding sequence ATGAGTGACGATAAAAATCCAGTCCCGTTGCTGAACGGGGGGATATACAAAGTTTTCTTTGTCCTGCTATTTTCCCTTTCACTGTATCTGGGTTTCTCCCTGATACAGCCCTTTCTGCATACGTTGATATTTTCAACGGTGCTCGCGGTTCTTTTTGCCCCAGTTTTTGTATGGGCTCTGAAGCTCTGCAAGGGACGGCGTAACCTGGCTTCTGCCATTACGGTTTCCATCATAGTTTTTGCGTTGCTTCTTCCGATGGCTTTCATTGTCATGGCCCTTATCAGTCAGGGAGTTGAATCGCTCATTTCATTGAATCAATGGGTGGCGCAAGGGTTATATAAATCTCACGTCAGTCTCGATATGTTGGATAAATACGTCCATATGATCAATGAAAAGTTGCCGTTCCTGCGGATTGACGAAGTGGATATCAAGGCGAGTGTGATTCAGTACTCTCGGCAGTTTGCTCAGGGAATGCTGACTTTCGGAACTGATCTGGTGAGGAATGGAGCCAAATTTATTCTGCATTTTTTGCTTATGGTCTTTATCCTTTTCTACTTCCTGCGTGACGGAGCCAAGATGGTTGCGTACATTAAACACTTGTCCCCTCTTCGGAGACAACAAGAGGATTTCATTATTGATTCACTCAAGCGCGTGGCGCGTGGGGTTCTCATGGGCTGCCTGTTGGTGGCAATACTTCAAGGGATTGCCGGTGGAGTCGGTCTGGCTGTTGTCGGTATTCCTGCCTTTTTCTGGGGTGCCATCATGGCGTTGTCCTCATTGATCCCCGTACTTGGAACCGGATTGATCTGGGTTCCCTCCGTCTTGTACCTTTTTCTTGTCGGTGACTGGAAGATGGCTCTGTTTCTGGCTTTGTACTGCGGAATCTTCGTGGTCGGCATAGATACAATTCTTCGACCGATCTTTATGCGTGAGGCGGCTCGCGTTTCCACCTTCTATATACTTCTGGCCATCCTCGGCGGCGTTTATTCATTTGGTATGCTGGGCATTTTTTATGGTCCGCTCATCTTGAGTTTCGTCATGGTCATGCTGCAAATCTACATTGAGGAATATGCCGAGGACCTCAAGGATTCCGAGGAATGTGACTAA
- a CDS encoding MltA domain-containing protein: protein MLCIFWGCGPETSRLPPIDETPTYIPLDTNEAEDLADSLSSRLQGMQSWTELRPALEKSLRYIRSRQQDAVCVDQVGLRMTWAQLGESVTELLGMLESLDQDPRIVAEYFQWLKLNPGTLLTGYYEPWLSASMTQDEKYKYPLYGVPDDLKTVRLSNFHPRWKGQSLVYRMGEDGIEPYYDREALDGERVLGGKGQEVAWASDLVDVFFLHIEGSGRLAFPDGSTKHILYAGKNGHQYVSIGRLLIDKGYVPKEEMSMQRIRAFLHENPDKVEDILNANPSYVFFRLADEGPYGAFGGILTPRVSVAVDRNMIPLGSVVALKTSLLSEDGDSDSFMSLVLAQDTGGAIKGTRMDLFCGSGEEAAVLAGHLQADSEVFMLVSKKVLASVQQDKD from the coding sequence ATGCTGTGTATTTTTTGGGGATGTGGTCCAGAAACAAGCCGACTTCCTCCAATAGATGAAACGCCGACCTATATTCCTCTTGATACGAATGAGGCCGAAGATCTGGCAGACAGTTTGTCCAGCCGGTTGCAGGGAATGCAGTCGTGGACTGAACTCCGGCCTGCACTGGAAAAAAGCCTTCGGTATATACGATCACGCCAACAGGATGCAGTCTGCGTTGATCAGGTAGGGCTACGGATGACATGGGCGCAGCTTGGCGAATCCGTGACTGAACTGCTTGGCATGCTGGAGTCGTTGGATCAGGATCCGCGCATTGTTGCGGAATATTTCCAGTGGTTAAAACTCAACCCTGGTACGTTGTTGACTGGCTACTACGAGCCGTGGTTGTCGGCTTCCATGACGCAAGATGAAAAATATAAATACCCCCTCTATGGTGTGCCGGACGACCTCAAAACTGTTCGATTGAGCAACTTCCATCCTCGATGGAAAGGACAGTCTCTTGTGTATCGCATGGGAGAGGATGGTATTGAGCCGTACTATGATCGAGAAGCCCTTGATGGTGAACGTGTTCTGGGTGGGAAAGGTCAGGAAGTTGCCTGGGCTTCTGATTTGGTGGATGTTTTTTTCCTTCATATAGAAGGGTCTGGTCGCCTGGCGTTTCCAGATGGCAGCACCAAGCACATTCTGTATGCTGGAAAGAACGGTCATCAGTATGTCTCCATCGGCCGTCTGCTCATCGACAAAGGGTATGTCCCCAAGGAAGAAATGAGTATGCAGCGTATTCGGGCTTTTCTCCACGAGAACCCGGACAAGGTCGAGGATATTCTCAATGCCAATCCGAGTTATGTTTTTTTTAGGTTGGCAGATGAAGGTCCCTACGGTGCCTTTGGAGGTATCCTGACGCCGCGTGTTAGTGTCGCCGTCGACAGAAACATGATCCCACTTGGGAGTGTGGTTGCACTGAAAACGTCGCTGCTGAGTGAAGACGGTGACTCCGATTCCTTTATGTCTTTGGTCTTGGCTCAAGATACAGGTGGAGCCATCAAGGGAACGCGTATGGATTTGTTTTGCGGTTCCGGCGAGGAAGCAGCAGTCCTGGCAGGTCACCTTCAGGCGGATTCCGAAGTTTTCATGCTTGTGAGCAAGAAGGTTCTTGCGTCGGTTCAACAAGACAAGGATTAG
- a CDS encoding lysylphosphatidylglycerol synthase transmembrane domain-containing protein, with protein MRQKALSITLQIVILAACFFYLSIGINWPDLGRTFALYSWFKIIGVLALTIPIYALMGIRLQQLTHGGVSTPTGIRGSLLALGINNILPARLGEVAKAIYFKQKTVLGFSQSMGIIFLERFLDINILAVTGLITAMVFGLGLYGLPLTAAVLICWGLLVIMIRRMPAEGVELTFIPSDKLRYFIKKSSIAIGHTLKGNTILKPFLSTVFIWAFSFLYLTLIPLWLMDLHLTAAQILAIYAAVYLGLTIPGLPGGIGMTEGAIVAILSWNNIPKTEALAIALTIRAFNFLPPTLLGLSVFMTSGMSLQSLKPQTEDPF; from the coding sequence ATGAGACAAAAAGCCCTCAGCATCACATTGCAGATCGTCATCCTGGCAGCCTGTTTTTTCTACCTTTCCATAGGTATAAATTGGCCTGACCTCGGCAGAACCTTTGCTCTCTATTCCTGGTTTAAAATCATTGGAGTGCTCGCCTTAACGATTCCAATATACGCTCTCATGGGAATTCGTTTGCAGCAACTAACCCATGGAGGCGTCAGCACACCAACAGGAATCCGAGGCTCTCTCCTCGCCCTCGGTATCAACAACATTCTCCCCGCCCGTCTTGGTGAAGTCGCCAAAGCCATTTATTTCAAACAAAAGACTGTTCTCGGATTCTCTCAATCAATGGGTATCATTTTTCTGGAGCGATTTCTGGACATCAATATTCTGGCTGTCACAGGACTGATTACTGCCATGGTTTTCGGCCTGGGACTTTACGGACTTCCGCTGACGGCCGCAGTTCTCATCTGCTGGGGACTCCTTGTCATCATGATTCGCCGAATGCCTGCCGAAGGAGTCGAGCTTACTTTCATTCCAAGCGACAAGCTACGTTATTTCATCAAGAAAAGTTCCATTGCCATCGGCCATACGCTCAAAGGCAACACGATTCTCAAGCCATTTTTGTCCACCGTCTTCATCTGGGCTTTTAGTTTTTTGTATCTCACCCTGATACCTTTGTGGCTCATGGACCTTCACCTGACCGCCGCGCAAATTCTTGCAATATATGCCGCAGTCTACCTTGGCCTGACCATTCCGGGCCTGCCCGGCGGCATAGGCATGACCGAGGGAGCTATCGTGGCAATTCTCTCATGGAACAACATCCCGAAAACTGAGGCACTGGCCATAGCTTTGACGATCCGTGCTTTCAATTTCCTACCACCAACCCTTCTTGGACTGTCTGTTTTCATGACCTCAGGCATGAGCCTGCAATCCCTAAAACCACAAACAGAAGACCCATTCTGA
- a CDS encoding type II toxin-antitoxin system HicB family antitoxin: MGTSSKKDTSMQYVALFEKDKQGYSVTFPDFPLCTTCGETLDEAVDHAHEALAMFVENLVEDGKTLPEPLEKKIIMAQSENKSKKAIKISVKGDGTDFEEFELVMHTHLLERIEKCCLKNNISPADFLAMAARKALDSDEFVG, from the coding sequence ATGGGTACTTCTTCAAAAAAAGATACATCGATGCAGTATGTGGCATTATTCGAAAAGGACAAGCAGGGGTATTCGGTGACTTTTCCGGATTTCCCTTTGTGTACCACCTGTGGTGAAACCTTGGATGAGGCTGTTGACCACGCCCATGAAGCCTTAGCAATGTTCGTCGAAAACCTTGTTGAAGACGGTAAAACGTTGCCTGAGCCATTAGAAAAGAAGATAATTATGGCTCAATCTGAAAATAAGTCAAAAAAAGCTATAAAAATTTCCGTTAAAGGCGACGGAACTGATTTTGAAGAGTTCGAACTTGTCATGCACACCCACCTTTTGGAGAGAATTGAGAAGTGTTGCCTGAAAAACAACATTTCTCCGGCTGACTTCTTGGCAATGGCAGCCAGAAAAGCACTCGATTCAGACGAATTTGTCGGCTAA